Proteins found in one Primulina huaijiensis isolate GDHJ02 unplaced genomic scaffold, ASM1229523v2 scaffold28027, whole genome shotgun sequence genomic segment:
- the LOC140967771 gene encoding vicilin Cor a 11.0101-like, producing the protein MSTKESFCLAVFALLLVSSFGIKDPELKQCEHQCKVQQQFDERQREGCVRRYEEYSRQKQEREHGDGGGSYGEGDQYWNRESPIERLRECVKSCETQQGRQRERCQSSCQKEYEKERERYEGNERQEEEEGEEKQQHEENPYVFEDHNFVTGPQTQHGRVRILPDVRFKHAVDDVLQKIIFLVVLLLILSIEIRMKAGTTAYLINRDQNERLVLANLMQPVSTPGNFEAFYGAGGENPESFYRVFSNEILEAAFNVRRDRIEKLFGQQRQGAILKVSREQIQGMSHHEEGGIWPFGGGESKGTFNIYEQHPTHANQFGQLYEVDSSHLRSLQDLDVAVTLTNITRGAMTALYYNSRATKICVVKDGAGFYEMACHVMSLSQNHHEGSSQREQPGSRRESSGTPRYQKISSRLKRGTVVVVPVGHPFVAVASNNQNLQLMCFVVHANDNEKHALAGKRNVINQLERGAKELAFGVPEREVDQVFRSQEEEFFFKGPRQQHRSFSDI; encoded by the exons ATGAGTACCAAAGAGAGCTTCTGTCTGGCGGTCTTTGCATTGTTGCTTGTTTCATCGTTCGGGATTAAAGACCCGGAGCTGAAGCAGTGTGAACACCAGTGCAAAGTCCAGCAACAATTCGACGAGAGGCAGAGGGAAGGGTGCGTGAGGCGCTACGAAGAATACAGTAGACAGAAACAGGAAAGGGAGCACGGCGACGGCGGCGGCTCTTATGGTGAAGGGGATCAGTACTGGAACCGCGAGAGCCCGATCGAGCGGCTGCGTGAGTGTGTGAAGAGCTGCGAAACTCAACAAGGCCGGCAAAGAGAACGCTGCCAGAGTAGTTGCCAGAAAGAATACGAGAAAGAGAGAGAAAGGTACGAAGGAAATGAGAGACAGGAGGAGGAAGAAGGAGAAGAGAAGCAGCAACACGAGGAAAATCCTTATGTGTTCGAGGATCACAATTTTGTCACCGGGCCGCAGACCCAACACGGCCGCGTTCGCATCCTGCCAGA cgtgcgttTTAAGCACgccgttgatgacgtgctgcagaaaatcatttttcttgtagtacTACTGCTTATCTTATCAATAGAGATCAGAATGAAAGCGGGGACTACTGCTTATCTTATCAATAGGGATCAGAATGAAAGACTTGTTCTAGCGAACCTGATGCAGCCAGTCTCGACTCCTGGTAATTTTGAG GCTTTTTACGGCGCTGGAGGGGAGAATCCAGAATCATTCTACAGGGTCTTCAGCAATGAAATACTGGAAGCCGCAttcaat GTGAGAAGAGATAGGATAGAAAAGTTATTTGGCCAGCAGAGGCAGGGTGCGATATTGAAGGTTTCCAGGGAGCAAATCCAGGGCATGAGCCACCACGAAGAGGGCGGAATCTGGCCGTTTGGCGGTGGCGAATCGAAGGGCACTTTCAATATATATGAGCAACACCCGACACATGCCAACCAATTTGGACAGCTCTACGAAGTGGATTCTAGCCATCTCAGGTCTCTACAAGACCTTGATGTTGCTGTTACATTAACCAACATCACCAGG GGTGCAATGACGGCTCTATACTACAACTCGAGGGCAACAAAGATCTGTGTCGTAAAAGACGGAGCAGGCTTCTACGAAATGGCGTGTCACGTGATGTCTCTGTCACAGAACCACCACGAAGGCAGCAGCCAGCGCGAGCAGCCAGGCTCCCGCCGTGAGTCCAGCGGCACCCCCAGGTATCAGAAAATCAGCTCCCGCCTGAAACGCGGCACTGTGGTGGTTGTACCGGTAGGTCATCCTTTCGTGGCTGTGGCTTCAAACAATCAGAATCTGCAGCTCATGTGCTTTGTCGTCCACGCCAATGACAACGAAAAACACGCACTCGCAG GGAAGAGAAACGTGATTAATCAGCTAGAGAGAGGGGCAAAGGAGCTGGCTTTTGGAGTTCCAGAAAGAGAAGTAGATCAAGTGTTCAGGAGCCAAGAGGAGGAGTTCTTCTTCAAGGGACCTCGCCAGCAGCACCGGAGCTTTTCTGATATATAA